Within Lolium rigidum isolate FL_2022 chromosome 5, APGP_CSIRO_Lrig_0.1, whole genome shotgun sequence, the genomic segment AGTGTTGCTGCGTCATCAACTCCCAGTCCCAGTGCCCCTTGTTCTGAGCATGCCCGTTCTTGAAGATAGAGACACGGCGCAACGCTGTGCATGCTCTCATGACAAAATTGACAAGGTAAATCTGCCTCTCTCTTCCCTCATAACCAACTATAGTAAACTCCTccaagtgatggtgccgaagcttGCTTGGTTTCCAGCGTATCTTGTCACCGGGCTCTTCTATGCAAGTTGCAATGTGGATGTGGAGGACCTCCAGAGCGGGCGCCGTCTCGATCAGGAGGCGGGGCCATGAGACATCCCAGGACGAAGGCACATCGGCGATCAGacaccgcctcaggttaggcaacAATGTGGACGGGGATCTAGACGGCACAATCCATCTGTCAGGTCCACTGATCCTGAGAATCAGATGTGTTATGTCTGGCATGTATTCAAGAAGCGACTCATGATCTATCTTCAAGTTTTCCTTCAAGTATTCGCGAAATCCTCGCATTGTCACACCGAGGCAAGACGTGAGGTTAAATTTCCTGAGACGGGGAAATGAGGCAGACTCGAGGTACACTCTAGGTCCCAGGAAGGCTAGGCTCTCGAGATTTGGAAGAGCCCTTAGACGGAACTGTCTGAATCTGCACTTGTCCACAACAAGCTCCCGGATTTTTGACATGGGGGCGTCCACGAATATGACCTTGCCGCTGCACTGGCAGGAGATGAGATGCAGAACCTGCAGCTGCTGGCACAAGGTGAAGACGCCCTGGTAGGCTGCCTCGGGCGTCGATTCCGGTATGTCTTGCAGGATCAGCGTAGTGAGCGCGCCGTACTCGTGCAGCGGTGGGAGCACGCAGCCTCCAAGCTTGAGGCTTTGCAGGCGTGACGCGCTGggctccttagagcatctctagcagatcccgcAAACCGCAAACCGCATACGCGCGTATGCAGGCCGCGAAAAACGCGATATGCAGGCCGAAATTTGCTCCGGCCGAGCAGATCCCGCATGCGCAAACCGCATAACAGCATATTCGGGAATATGCTGTTATGCGGTTTGCGCATGCGGGATCTGCTCGGCCGGAGCACGCACGAAACCTGTATACTAGACTGCAAAACAGGGTTTTTGCACATTTCAACATTTCTATTCAACCTAGTTTATTTCTAATGCATAATATAACAGAATAAAACATAATAATTCATAGTTCAGCACACAATACAACAATAATCCATATTACAACAAGAGTTCAAATCCAAATAATTAAACAAATTATTACAAATACAAATGAATGTTTGAATCATACATCAAATAAATGTGAAAAATGTTCATCAATGGCCACCATGCCTCATCCAATGATGCTGAATCAGATCTTCCTGGAGTTGCTTGTGAGATCCCGCATTCTCAATGTTGCGGTATGTCTCAAGAAATGCTTCAATTTGATCCGGATTTCGGGCTGGCTTCACCCTAGTGCCGACATTGTCAAAGAAGAACTCCAAGTTCAAATCCCTCTCATcttcgataatcatgttgtgaagaattacACAAGTTGTCATGATATCCTTGAGGGTCTCTTTGTCCCAAAACCTACTGGGACCTCTCACAATTGCAAACCTAGCTTGCAAAACACcgaaagctctctcaatgtcctttcgggctgcctcttgtgcttttgcaaATTCAGATTCAGCTCTACTAAGAGGATTTCGATTGTTTTCACAAATGTTGACCACTCCGGGTATATGCCATCGGCAAGGTAATAACCCATTGTGTAATCATGGCCATTGACGGTGTAGTTGCAAGCCGGGGCATCACCACTAGCTAGCCGGGCAAGAAGATGAGACCTATgcaagcacattgatatcattgagaGAACCCGGCAAACCAAAAAGCAATGCCAAATCCATAGATCCTCAGAGGCAACAGCCTCAAGAATAATTGTTGGATCATGGCTTTTGCCACAATATATGCCCTGGTATGCCTTCGGGCAattcttccatgtccaatgcatacaatctatgcTGCCTAGCATTCCCGGCCAACCTCGAGCCTCATTTTGTGCCATCAGCCTCACCGTGTCTTGTTCATTGGGGGCTCGCAAATAAACAGGGCCATACATACGAATCATCACTTTGCAAAACCGCCGGACAGATTCCATTGATGTATCTTCACCAATGCGAAGATACTCATCGGCGTAATCGGCCGGGATGCCGTAAGCTAATATCCGCATGACCGCGGAGATCTTTTGATGCGCGCCGAAACCTAACAATCCGGCAGACATTGCGCTTGCGCTTGAAATAGCGAGTATTTGTCTCGCAAGTTCGCACAATTTTGTTGAAAAGAGATCGCCGCATTCGGTACCGGCGGCGAAAAAGATGAGGAGGATAtgtcggtacctcggcgaagtaatCGCGCATCAACAGGTCGTTGCCGAGCTTGCGGTTGCGTGGAATGCAAAGGCGGCCGACCTTCGAGCCGCCCCGCACCTTCTTCCTCGCCTGTCCGCGAGCTCCTTCGCGGCGACAAGCACCACCGTGTCCTCCATGTCGTCGTCGAGCAGCTCGTCCAtgtcggagtcggaggagtccgaTGAATCCTCCATTAAAAACGGCGCCGCGGGGCTCAACGGCATCTACAAAGGAGCCGCGAGTGAGGTGGGCGAAGGCCGGCGAGAAATGGCGAAGAACAAGCCGAAGAACAAGCATaccttgcgacggcggcggcgctcgaatcGCGGGCGGCGGCGCCGAATCTCGGGCGGCGGCGCTCGAATCGCGGGCGGGATTCGCTCGATTGGGTCGCCGACGGCCACCCGCGAGCGGCGATTCGgtgcggcgagccggcgaggcgcTCCTACGCGGGGGGCGAGGTCGGACGTGCCCGAGatctgcggcggcgcgcggcggcggcgctcgctcGCGGAAGGGGCGACTGAAAGTTCCTTCGCGCGAGTTTTTTCCCTTCGCACCGACGCCTCGCACGCGATGCAGACCGGCCTGCATAGGGCACCAAAAACTGCTTTTGTGCGGTTTTGGGCGACGCGGATGGCGGCCCCTGCATCGAAATTTGCGGTTTTGGCGGCTATGCGGGATCTACCCTGGTCCATTTTTTGGCCAAAAACCGCATAGAGGCGATGCAGGGCGCGTTTgcgggatctgctagagatgctcttacaaaggCCATGGCTGGCAAAGTTGTGGACTGCACGTCGCCAGAAAATTGGCTTAGCAACAACGTGGAGGTCATCCACCCCACAAGCATCGATGGCCTCGGCGATGAGCTGATTCATGCAGGCGGTGCTTGGGGTTGGGGTGACAAAGAACTCGAGCCTCAGCCTACTGATCTTCCTGCGGCGGACGGCGGATGCAGCAGAGTCCAGGAAGCTCTCGACTGACCTGGTCAAGGCGCGCATGGCGCGGTGCTCGTACCTCCTGATGTTAGGCATGAGCTCTCGTGACACTTGAGTCCTGTCGTACGGAAAACTAGCCTTCCCGACTTGGTCGTGGAGCTGGATCCAACGGTGGTAGCGCGGCGGGAGCAAGGCGCCCACACTGAAGTCGAGGACGGGGAGCTCACGGCGGAGGCAAGCCCAGCGCCTGGAGAGCACCGCGGTGCCGACCGCCGCCCGGATGTCGAGGCGGCGCAGGACCAAAAAGAGGAGATCGTCGGAGAGGGCGCTGATCCGGTCGTCGCCGCGTGGACGGCGCCGGCGACTCGCCGCGGTCCTGGCCATGAGTGAGCTACCTCCAGCTGCGCGACGAATCAACGTGGAGGCGATTATATAGAGCCATCGGCATCAACACTGGAAGCTGTCCGGATTCAGATCGAGAAGGTTGTATGGGTCAAGGAGTGGGAGTCGGAATCGGAATCGATCGATGGTCCAAAAATAAGACCAGAGACCGGAGCACTGCCGTGCCGTCCAGAAGGAGGAGGTGGGATTCGGGACGGAGCGCCGCCTACAAGATCTGGGGACGGagcgccggcggcgagagagagtaTCTGTGTGTGTGGGCGGGGGATTGAATGAAAAATGAACGGCTCAGTAGACTACTGGGGTAGATACTAGATAGGGTCCCGCCGCCGCCCTCACTTTTCTCCCCCGCCGCAGCCGCTCGCGTGTTGGCCGCGCCGCAGGAGGAGTGGACTGCGAGCGCGCTTGTCATGTCGTCGCCTGTAGCTGTGTTGGTGGCCATCGCCCATCGCGGTCGTGGTGCTAGCGACGGTGGCGTGACGGTTGTGTCGGTGCGCGTTTGAGCGGATGGAGTAGGTGCGGAGAGGCTGGCACGACAGCGGCGGTGGCTTCTCGAGCGAGTCCGACGAGAGAAAACGCGGGCGCCATGCATCCTGGCATCTCGTCCCTGTCTTCCTCGTTCCCCCTCTCTAACTTGCAATCAAGGATTCCCTGGTACCTCCTCATATCTCGTTTCTCCCCTGTGTCCCTTGCAACAGCGCGCGTCGGTGGATGCTGCGGCGCTGGTGATCTGAGGACGACCGTGGGGCGGCCGCCTGGAGAAATGATCTGAGCATGTGGGGCAGACTACTGAGGAAAGGGGGCGGTTCCCTGGGCTCATGGGGGTGGCGGTGGCCTGAGCTGATGCCTGATGGTTCGGATGTGATCTCTACTCTGTACTACTTCACAATACAATTCTTCTCTTGAAAGGGATTCACCTTCATCTCATTAATTGCAGCAGTACGATCAGAATAGTGACCATGATCATGGCCAGAGAAGTGACCTGCAGGACCTAGCAGAGACGATTGCTCACAAAGTGGCGGCATCAGAATGTAGAGGAGGGACATGATTCCTTGTTTCTTGATTTGGTTTCTAAATCTGATTGCGATGGTGAATTTTTTGGGTGGGTGAACCATCAATCTCTTGCTTGACAATCAcgtctttttcaaaaaaaatgtatATTGTTGTTCAGTTTGTGTAATCATAAAAGGGGAAATAGATGAAATATGAACCAACTGTGATATCTGGTATGTGTTTCATGAAAATTTTTGTGTAGAGGAAACAAGATTCAGATATTTTGTTGAAGCATGCATAAAAATATTCTAATGttgattttatttgatctatGTATTTTCTTTTTGCAGAGCCCTCCACCTCTCTAAGATAATAGAGGAAACCATGTGCCCCTCCCAGAAATCCAAAATTGGCTGTCGGAGGACATTGAGATGCCTTAGATGCTTTGCATGTGCTGATGCCACCACTTCATTTCTTGATAATGATAAGAGGTAGTAGTGCTTAATTATATTGTTATTTACTTAGGGGGACTTTAAACATGCAAAATTTGGGAAGAGAGGATCCGATCTTTGGGAGGAGTGGCGGGGATATAGGGAAACACGGTCTAACCAATTTTTCAGTTAAACTAGTTGGGCCATCTGGTACATGCTGGTCAGTTTGCTCTCTGGCTCAAGATGCGGAGCTCAATTTTGTCCAGATGCAGTTCAAGATACACTAGCAAACGGGATACAAGGAACTTCAGATGAACAGGAGCAACACATAATATAAACTTGCAGATATTGGTGCGTTTAATACACATTGTCGGTTATGTATTTCAAATGTCATTTAACTATTCTACTGAATTTTTATTTCCTCGATTAGGTACTAGAAATAGTAACGAAATGATGTGTATGTTCAATTTGTCAGCACTGAGAGTAGTCTCAATACATATTTGGagaggccaagttggccaccttccagCGCTCATATCCGTTATGCTAGCTTCTGGACTAACACCAAACGAAGTCATGTGGCGAAACATAGGAAATACTATGTTGCATATTCttggttatttatttatttatttgataAGCTGGACTAATCCATTTTGACTATAGGACATGCACTGGAATGAAATCTTGCGGATATGTGCTGCCATGTCATCTGGTTGTCGAACAAACAAGTACGCTTTACAAAGAATAGTACGTTACGTGATTCCCCGTCTCACTATGTacttattggttggtatgagcggGCAAAGGAAACGGAATAAGGTTGATGCATCACTGTGTTATTTCTTTGTCTATTCAGATTTTATTTCTTTGTCTATTCAGATTTTATTCCTTTAATGTTAACTGTCTCATAGCTGGATCATAGTGGCTATGCATATGTAAATTATAGTCATAGCTTTTTACTGGTGCTCTAGCTTAATAAAGGATAGTGTCCATGGTTCTTGGTACTGTACTGACCAATACATTTTCCAAAACTTCTGGGAGATGGTTATTCAATTGATCTAAGTGTTAAGATGTAAGAAAAGGGCTTAGTACTTACCTACAGAACTGCTCTTTTTTTTCTACTttgatcaataggttagtgccatacCACACCCTTCTGGCTTTTGCAAATACTTATCCTTGTCATATGTATGCTTACCAAAGGTCAAGGCCATTGCTTGTTTGCCTACTTGTGTCATACAATAGTTTAGGATCTCCTTGAAAACTTTGGTGGGTACCCATGTGAACTGAATTGGCCATATCCTGCATGCGACACAGTTCCGGTGTAATTATAAATGATAACATGGAGATTGGTTCTTCTTATAATTGCTTAGACGCATAGAAACATTTGTCTGACCAGCCCCTAGACCATGGACTTTCCGTTTGCAACTTTCATAACCGATTTTTTTCTTATGGTAGATGCAAGGCCATACGGAAGCTGTGAATGATATTCAAAAGGGGTGGCAATGCCATGACTAAACAAGTATCCTGGCAAATATTAGGGATCAATGAAAAGATAATCAGGGACAATATCATGCTAGCTACTGGTATTTATTTTGCTGGATATTTAAGTGAAATAAGGTTTTTCCTATGGGCTTCGTgaaattaaaattttgaagcACATCATTGTAATTTGCTATACGGGTTCGGGTATCAGGTTAATTTCTCAGGTATGGGCTTCGAGTGTCTGGTTATGTGCCCACCATCAATGCTAGAACTCTTTatatattttcctttttattgTATCTTTTATTGATGTAAccatttttttctcatttttattATATAAAGAGGTGATGCACAACGGTGAGGGAAGAGTTGATAGAGATTATCCAACCGGCCACCTTTCCACTGTTTCTAAACGTTGCCGCAATGTAGAATGTCGGTTTTACCATGTAAACAAAAGAAACATCCCACACCGtcgatggattttttttttgagaaaacgcaaaaacatttgcgtttcatttcattgaaagggTAGAAGGTTCAAGAGTACACTCCTCCTAAGAAGATATAATGGTTACAACAGGTTACATGAATGCACTCTTTTTATATTATTGGTTTGCATGGCAGGTTACTGGTCAGGTGATTCACTCTTTTTTTTCTACTGCCATCTATcttacttttttttttacttatgtGACACCTTGAGGCCAAAGAGAGTGAGCAAGTGCaagcatatcatatgcatcagtATTCCCACATATGTGTGTCAGTAGCAGACCGAAGCTGTTGACGATGTGCCTCCAAAAAAAAGAGGGGAATCCATCAATAAAAGGATGCTAAGGGATTTCTCTGCATCCTATCAGTTGGGACTGTCAAGGTAATCACTTTGATTTGATCTCATAGTTTTTGTTCTGATGGTTGCTAGTATGCTTTCAGTTAAGGTGGTTTTATATTTGTACTACTAAATGTTCCCATAATAAAATAGGCTAACCTCTAAATTTATAGATTGAGCATCACATGTTGTATGCTGTCATTGCCTTGAATCCTTTACGAGTGAACAGTCGCAACACAAATAAATTGAGGCATGATGATTGCATAACAGACTcaagaaacttttttttttgcaatctaAACTTCAGTTGATGTGTTAGTTTTACAGAGATAAGTAGGGCTTGTAAAGCTATGTTTTTTCAGATGTGATTTGGAGTTACTTTTCAATAGCTATTACTTCTTGAATGCTATCTCATTTTCCGGAAAATGAATCAGGTGAAAATTTAGGCGACTAAAGGTGTTATTTTCATTGCATCATTATCCATGAATGTTTTATTAATGTGATCTTATGGAAATCTTGCAAATGTATCTTCACTtgcataaatgcaatgctactgtaTGCGTGTGGGTGAACTTTTATCATCAGAGATGAATTCATTTAGAAAATGTTGGTATGTTGTATATTTTGGTCATTCGTCCTTATTTTAGTTCCCTTAGTTCAGTCCTAGAAACATGCATATATTTTCGGCTTTCGAGTCTGCATACAAGATTGGAGATGTGAACTCATATCGTGCAAAGGCTACAGCATTGTGCAAGTCACAAATATAGAACCTGAAAAAATCCAAGGAATTTTTGTTTTCTGATATAGGTGGCAATGCATCCGCTGGTGAAGTTGGCTCAGAAAAATCCTATTTGGACAAGCAGATCAAGTTTCTTACTCGGTTACTCCCTTGTTGGCTATTCTAGGGAAGCATGTGCGTAATTTAGATTTCAGTCATGCTACCTACTTTATTTTCCTCATGAACCGAGTACATTTGTActgtatggaaacttgtaagtgaaCAGTGACATTTTTCAAGGTTTTTGGGTTCAGGTTTAACGCTTGAAGCCAACAGTGTCAATCTGGATCTCAATGGCAAGTGATCAGCAGAATATTGGCGCTGATGTAGTGATGTGCCAAGAGTTGCATCCTAAACTTCTTCACAAATTTCCGGACCAAGAAATACTACGTTTACAATAGCAATAGTACATGTGATTTGTTTTTCTTCAGCATTGTAACAACATTGTTTCCATTTATTTTGACCTGGCATATCTTGTTGTCTGAATTATTTTCATGCATTCAACGGAAATCAACCCATGTAACAGAATGCCATAGCGGGGAAGGGAGCCAGCCGCTCCTAACTGTGGTGCTATTTACAATGCTAACATAATATTTAGAAACTTTGTTACAATGAAAGAGAATGGATTCTCATGCATAGAAAAAATATAGGTCTGATTAAGCGCTAGGGTAGTCATTTTGACTGAAAAGAGAAGAGCATGcgggtgtacacatcaaaaagtttttccttttttttggtgTGTACATGCCATTTTGTTAAAGTGCAAATCAAATCGTGATCAAGCCTTACAAATTTTCAGGTTTGTGCCGTGGTAACGCTCACAAAACTTAACTTAGGGGCCTGTAGCaaggcacgggcattcaactagtctttGTAATA encodes:
- the LOC124655701 gene encoding uncharacterized protein LOC124655701 gives rise to the protein MARTAASRRRRPRGDDRISALSDDLLFLVLRRLDIRAAVGTAVLSRRWACLRRELPVLDFSVGALLPPRYHRWIQLHDQVGKASFPYDRTQVSRELMPNIRRYEHRAMRALTRSVESFLDSAASAVRRRKISRLRLEFFVTPTPSTACMNQLIAEAIDACGVDDLHVVAKPIFWRRAVHNFASHGLCKEPSASRLQSLKLGGCVLPPLHEYGALTTLILQDIPESTPEAAYQGVFTLCQQLQVLHLISCQCSGKVIFVDAPMSKIRELVVDKCRFRQFRLRALPNLESLAFLGPRVYLESASFPRLRKFNLTSCLGVTMRGFREYLKENLKIDHESLLEYMPDITHLILRISGPDRWIVPSRSPSTLLPNLRRCLIADVPSSWDVSWPRLLIETAPALEVLHIHIATCIEEPGDKIRWKPSKLRHHHLEEFTIVGYEGRERQIYLVNFVMRACTALRRVSIFKNGHAQNKGHWDWELMTQQHSWTDEEKDSTLMHIMDGVSLSVDPVQLAFG